The following proteins come from a genomic window of Kiloniellales bacterium:
- the gcl gene encoding glyoxylate carboligase, giving the protein MARMRAIDAAVRVLQKEGVTRAFGVPGAAINPLYSALKAQRAIDHIIARHVEGASHMAEGYTRAKPGNIGVCIGTSGPAGTDMITGLYSAAADSIPILCITGQAPRAKLHKEDFQAVDIESIAKPVTKWAVTVQEPALVPRVFQQAFHVMRSGRPGPVLIDLPLDVQLAEIEFDDETYEPLPVYKPSASRRQIEKALGMINEAERPLIVAGGGVINADASDLLVEFAEVTGIPVIPTLMGWGAIPDDHPLMAGMVGLQTSHRYGNATFLRSDFVLGIGNRWANRHTGSVEVYTKGRKFVHVDIEPTQIGRVFGPDYGIVSDAKAALALFIEVAKEWKAEGKLKDRSEWAGRCEHRKHHMLRKTHYDQVPLKPQRVYEEMNTAFGRDTCYVSTIGLSQIAAAQFLHVYGARNWINCGQAGPLGWTIPAALGVRAADPEREIVAISGDYDFQFMIEELAVGAQFKLPYLHVVVNNSYLGLIRQAQRNFDMDFQVQLAFDNINNPELEGYGVDHVAVAEGLGCKAIRVRSPNEFQEAFATARELMAEHQVPVVIEFILERVTNISMGTEIDKVTEFEEILCLDPTLAMNDIPETPAEVGLDEVEAKQDELEPA; this is encoded by the coding sequence ATGGCACGGATGAGAGCGATCGACGCGGCGGTCCGCGTTCTCCAGAAGGAGGGGGTCACCCGCGCCTTCGGCGTCCCCGGCGCGGCGATCAACCCGCTCTATTCGGCGCTGAAGGCCCAGAGGGCGATCGATCACATCATCGCCCGGCACGTCGAAGGCGCCTCGCACATGGCCGAGGGCTACACCCGCGCCAAGCCGGGCAACATCGGCGTCTGCATCGGCACCTCCGGCCCAGCCGGGACCGACATGATCACCGGGCTCTACTCGGCCGCGGCGGATTCCATCCCGATCCTCTGCATCACGGGCCAGGCGCCGCGCGCCAAGCTGCACAAGGAGGACTTCCAGGCGGTCGACATCGAATCCATCGCCAAGCCCGTGACCAAGTGGGCGGTCACCGTACAGGAGCCAGCGCTGGTGCCGCGGGTCTTCCAGCAGGCCTTCCACGTCATGCGCTCCGGCCGGCCCGGCCCGGTGCTGATCGACCTGCCGCTCGACGTCCAGCTGGCCGAGATCGAGTTCGACGACGAGACCTACGAGCCCCTGCCCGTCTACAAGCCCTCGGCGAGCCGGCGCCAGATCGAGAAGGCGCTGGGCATGATCAACGAGGCCGAACGGCCGCTGATCGTCGCCGGCGGCGGGGTCATCAACGCCGATGCCTCGGATCTGCTGGTCGAGTTCGCCGAGGTCACCGGCATCCCGGTGATCCCGACCCTCATGGGATGGGGCGCGATTCCCGACGATCATCCCCTGATGGCCGGCATGGTCGGCCTACAGACCAGCCACCGCTACGGCAACGCGACCTTTCTCAGGTCGGACTTCGTGCTCGGCATCGGCAACCGCTGGGCCAACCGACACACCGGCTCGGTCGAGGTCTATACCAAGGGCCGCAAGTTCGTGCACGTCGACATCGAGCCGACCCAGATCGGCCGGGTCTTCGGCCCCGACTACGGCATCGTCTCCGACGCCAAGGCGGCGCTGGCGCTCTTCATCGAGGTCGCCAAGGAATGGAAGGCTGAAGGCAAGCTCAAGGACCGCAGCGAATGGGCCGGACGATGCGAGCATCGCAAGCACCACATGCTGCGCAAGACCCACTACGATCAGGTGCCGCTGAAGCCGCAGCGGGTCTACGAGGAGATGAACACCGCCTTCGGCCGCGACACCTGCTACGTCAGCACCATCGGACTGTCGCAAATCGCCGCCGCCCAGTTCCTCCACGTCTACGGGGCGCGGAACTGGATCAACTGCGGCCAGGCCGGCCCGCTCGGCTGGACCATCCCGGCCGCCCTGGGCGTGCGCGCCGCCGATCCGGAGCGCGAGATCGTCGCCATCTCGGGTGACTACGACTTCCAGTTCATGATCGAGGAGCTGGCGGTCGGCGCCCAGTTCAAGCTGCCTTACCTGCACGTCGTGGTGAACAACTCCTACCTTGGCCTGATCCGTCAGGCGCAGCGCAACTTCGATATGGACTTCCAGGTCCAGCTCGCCTTCGACAACATCAACAACCCAGAGCTGGAGGGCTATGGCGTCGACCACGTCGCGGTCGCCGAGGGTCTGGGCTGCAAGGCGATCCGGGTGCGCAGCCCCAACGAGTTCCAGGAAGCCTTCGCGACCGCCCGCGAGCTCATGGCCGAGCACCAGGTGCCGGTGGTCATCGAGTTCATCCTGGAGCGGGTCACCAACATCTCCATGGGCACCGAGATCGACAAGGTGACCGAGTTTGAGGAGATCCTTTGCCTGGACCCGACCCTGGCCATGAACGACATCCCCGAGACCCCCGCCGAGGTCGGCCTGGACGAGGTCGAGGCCAAGCAGGACGAGCTCGAGCCGGCTTGA
- a CDS encoding ABC transporter ATP-binding protein yields the protein MRLPTVLSGRRRLRFAYLVANGVAQAGVAVATALLVKNGFDRLISPQAPLPLREAGLFAAGLSLAIAIGAWLRWRGHLDAEHLGQGYVHAVRLRLFRHVARIGADGARQMSRGAIVLRFVGDLTALRQWISYGLARLTVSGLSTVLAIAVLAVVEPVVALAVGIAVVVAAGLALAVGPQLRATTRESRRRRGRLAAQLNDRVANIGVVEAFGQEAKEKKRFERLSTRLRRALIARASVIGLLRALSEASASFAGACALFAGALQVGLGFASPGAVVAAMVVAGLLAPRLQDLGRVYEYWNGALIAREKLEQMLALKPVGRRAKRRTALDLEPGPGRIELRDLELEGLFRGLDATIEAGERVAVVGANGAGKSTLLRLIGGILDPDKGRVRLDGQDLRKCRWEEVRRAFAMVSPDLPLLRGSLRLNLTYGAGDWSTEDLQRTIAALGLEALVARLPGGIESRISESGGGLSTGERARITLARALLSKPRVLLLDEADANLDDAARDALEAVVGSFAGTVVFITHDPARAAKADRILKVEAGGLVEVAPADWLAQNATPPALRAVG from the coding sequence ATGCGCCTCCCCACCGTCCTGTCCGGCCGCCGCCGGCTGCGCTTCGCCTACCTCGTCGCCAACGGCGTCGCGCAGGCCGGCGTGGCGGTGGCGACCGCGCTGCTGGTCAAGAACGGCTTCGACCGGCTGATCTCGCCGCAGGCGCCCCTGCCGCTGCGGGAGGCGGGGCTCTTCGCGGCCGGTCTCAGCCTGGCGATCGCCATCGGCGCCTGGCTGCGCTGGCGCGGCCATCTCGACGCCGAGCACCTCGGCCAGGGCTACGTCCATGCCGTGCGGCTGCGCCTGTTCCGTCACGTCGCCCGAATCGGTGCGGACGGAGCCCGGCAGATGAGCCGCGGGGCCATCGTGCTGCGCTTCGTCGGCGACCTGACCGCCCTGCGCCAGTGGATCAGCTACGGCCTGGCGCGGCTCACGGTCAGCGGCCTATCGACGGTGCTGGCGATCGCGGTCCTCGCCGTGGTCGAGCCGGTCGTCGCGCTGGCGGTGGGGATCGCCGTCGTGGTGGCGGCCGGCCTGGCGCTGGCGGTCGGTCCGCAGCTGCGGGCGACGACGCGGGAATCGCGCCGCCGCCGGGGCCGTTTGGCGGCGCAGCTCAACGACAGGGTCGCCAACATCGGCGTGGTCGAGGCCTTCGGCCAGGAGGCGAAGGAGAAGAAACGCTTCGAACGGCTCAGCACCCGCCTGCGCCGCGCCCTGATCGCCCGGGCCAGCGTCATCGGCCTGCTGCGCGCGCTGTCCGAGGCCAGCGCCAGCTTCGCCGGTGCCTGCGCCCTCTTCGCCGGCGCCCTGCAGGTCGGGCTCGGCTTCGCCAGCCCCGGCGCGGTGGTCGCAGCCATGGTGGTCGCCGGCCTCCTGGCGCCGCGCCTGCAGGACCTTGGTCGGGTTTACGAATACTGGAACGGCGCCTTGATCGCGCGGGAGAAGCTGGAGCAGATGCTCGCGCTCAAGCCGGTCGGGCGCCGCGCCAAACGCCGGACCGCGCTTGACCTCGAGCCGGGTCCGGGCCGCATCGAGCTGCGCGATCTCGAGCTCGAGGGACTCTTCCGCGGCCTCGATGCGACCATCGAGGCCGGCGAGCGGGTCGCCGTCGTCGGTGCCAACGGGGCCGGCAAGTCGACCCTGCTGCGTCTGATCGGCGGCATTCTCGATCCGGACAAGGGCCGGGTCCGGCTGGACGGCCAGGACCTCCGCAAGTGCCGCTGGGAGGAGGTACGCCGGGCCTTCGCCATGGTCTCGCCCGACCTGCCGCTGCTGCGCGGCTCGCTGCGGCTCAACCTGACTTATGGCGCGGGCGACTGGAGCACCGAAGACCTGCAGCGGACGATCGCTGCCCTCGGGCTCGAGGCCTTGGTGGCTCGCCTTCCGGGCGGCATCGAGAGCCGCATCTCCGAAAGCGGCGGCGGACTCTCGACCGGCGAACGTGCCCGGATCACCTTGGCCCGCGCCCTGCTGTCCAAGCCTCGCGTGCTGCTTCTCGACGAGGCCGACGCCAACTTGGACGATGCGGCCCGTGACGCCCTGGAAGCGGTCGTCGGGAGCTTCGCCGGCACGGTCGTCTTCATCACCCATGACCCGGCGCGGGCCGCCAAGGCCGATCGGATCCTTAAAGTGGAAGCCGGTGGCCTCGTCGAGGTCGCGCCGGCCGACTGGCTGGCGCAGAACGCCACACCCCCGGCACTCCGGGCCGTGGGCTGA
- a CDS encoding NIPSNAP family protein, protein MTVTCCIRYRLDPFKREAFEAYARNWASIIPRCGGDLLGYFLPHEGTNDIALALISFESLAAYEAYRARLKADPEGAANFRFAEEERFILREERSFLRPAPDR, encoded by the coding sequence ATGACCGTCACTTGCTGCATCCGCTACCGGCTCGATCCCTTCAAGCGGGAGGCCTTCGAGGCCTATGCCCGCAACTGGGCCTCCATCATCCCGCGCTGTGGCGGCGATCTGCTGGGCTACTTCCTGCCGCACGAGGGGACCAACGACATCGCTCTGGCGCTGATCTCCTTCGAGAGCCTGGCCGCCTACGAGGCCTACAGGGCCCGGCTCAAGGCCGACCCCGAGGGCGCCGCCAACTTTCGCTTCGCCGAAGAGGAACGCTTCATCCTGCGCGAGGAGCGCAGCTTCCTGCGCCCGGCGCCGGACCGCTGA
- a CDS encoding aspartyl/asparaginyl beta-hydroxylase domain-containing protein, producing the protein MTKLRRIRQNIEVQPFRDEVAAASGLWTAGQADRRDLRPAIQSIPLRSPVKSMIGPRRRRDLQDSSYTAAAQGFPAARAFLESFAAARGAELGRARILRLRPGRGTRLHFGQGEYHRFRDRYHLVLQSAADSGFICGGVAAGMEDGELWRLDIKALQEAYNRGPAERVHMVFDLLPRARFAQVYGRARAA; encoded by the coding sequence ATGACCAAACTCCGCAGAATCCGCCAGAACATCGAGGTGCAGCCTTTCCGCGACGAAGTCGCAGCTGCTTCAGGGCTCTGGACAGCGGGACAAGCCGACCGGCGCGATCTGCGGCCCGCGATCCAGTCGATCCCGCTCAGGAGCCCGGTCAAATCGATGATCGGCCCTCGCCGCCGCCGCGATCTTCAGGACAGTAGCTACACCGCTGCCGCGCAGGGATTCCCGGCGGCCCGGGCCTTCCTGGAGAGCTTCGCCGCCGCGCGCGGCGCCGAGCTGGGCCGCGCCAGGATCCTGCGCCTGCGGCCCGGTCGGGGGACCCGGCTGCATTTCGGCCAGGGCGAATACCACCGGTTCCGCGATCGCTATCACCTGGTGTTACAGAGCGCCGCCGACAGCGGCTTCATCTGTGGCGGCGTCGCGGCCGGCATGGAAGACGGCGAGCTCTGGCGGCTCGACATCAAGGCGCTCCAGGAAGCCTACAACCGCGGACCCGCCGAGCGGGTTCACATGGTCTTCGACCTGCTGCCCCGGGCCCGCTTCGCCCAGGTCTACGGGCGCGCGCGGGCCGCCTGA
- a CDS encoding VOC family protein: MSSTIIPTLRYRNAPQMIDWLCETFGFARHLVVEDGAGGIAHAQLTLGAGMIMLGSARDDAFGEFQRTPAALGATTQSPYVVVPDADAVYEKARAAGAEIVMEIRDEDYGGRHFSCRDSEGHLWNFGSYDPWAKGN, from the coding sequence ATGAGCAGCACCATCATTCCCACCCTGCGCTACCGGAACGCCCCGCAGATGATCGACTGGCTGTGCGAGACCTTCGGCTTCGCCCGGCACCTGGTCGTCGAGGACGGTGCCGGCGGCATCGCCCACGCCCAGCTCACCCTGGGCGCCGGTATGATCATGCTGGGTTCGGCGCGCGATGACGCCTTCGGCGAGTTCCAGCGAACGCCCGCTGCGCTCGGCGCAACCACCCAGAGCCCCTACGTCGTCGTGCCGGATGCCGACGCGGTCTACGAAAAGGCCAGGGCCGCCGGGGCCGAGATCGTCATGGAGATCCGGGACGAGGACTACGGCGGGCGCCACTTTTCCTGCCGTGATTCCGAAGGCCACCTTTGGAACTTCGGCAGCTACGATCCCTGGGCGAAGGGCAACTGA
- a CDS encoding IclR family transcriptional regulator — protein MTKEAPSRPRGRPRGSEPAGSVQALDRALSLLELLADADGLTLTELAQKAEMAPSTAHRLLTTLEGRGFADHDREQGSWRIGVGAFRVGSAFLRNRKVVTMGRAVMRSLMEDTEETVNLGIADGAEVVFISQFESHSPMRAFFRPGRRGPIHASGLGKAILASCPDEEVRALFRDRELARFTGSTITSLQGFLEELAAIRQRGWSLDDQEHTLGMRCIAAAIHDEYGEPIAGVSVSGPSVRIPDDRLDALGRAVVAAAAEITESIGGRAPERS, from the coding sequence GTGACGAAGGAAGCGCCGAGCCGGCCGCGCGGCCGGCCGCGCGGCAGCGAGCCGGCGGGCTCGGTTCAGGCCCTGGACCGGGCGCTCTCGCTCCTGGAGCTGCTGGCCGACGCCGACGGCCTGACCCTGACCGAGCTGGCGCAGAAGGCGGAGATGGCACCCTCGACCGCGCACCGCCTCCTGACCACCCTCGAGGGCCGCGGCTTCGCCGATCACGACCGCGAGCAGGGCAGCTGGCGGATCGGCGTCGGCGCCTTCCGGGTCGGCTCCGCGTTCCTGCGCAACCGCAAGGTCGTGACCATGGGGCGGGCGGTGATGCGCAGCCTGATGGAAGACACTGAGGAGACGGTCAACCTGGGCATCGCCGACGGCGCGGAGGTGGTCTTCATCTCGCAGTTCGAAAGCCACTCGCCGATGCGGGCCTTCTTCCGCCCGGGCCGGCGCGGGCCGATCCACGCCTCGGGCCTGGGCAAGGCGATCCTGGCCTCGTGTCCCGATGAGGAGGTTAGGGCCCTGTTCCGGGACCGCGAGCTGGCCCGCTTCACCGGCAGCACCATCACCAGCCTCCAGGGCTTCCTGGAGGAACTGGCGGCGATCCGGCAGCGCGGCTGGTCTCTCGACGATCAAGAGCACACCCTGGGCATGCGCTGCATCGCCGCCGCCATCCACGACGAGTACGGCGAACCCATCGCGGGCGTATCGGTCTCCGGGCCCAGCGTGCGCATCCCCGACGACCGCCTGGACGCGCTGGGCCGTGCCGTGGTGGCCGCGGCAGCCGAAATCACCGAATCGATTGGCGGACGGGCGCCCGAGCGAAGCTAA
- a CDS encoding aspartyl/asparaginyl beta-hydroxylase domain-containing protein has product MKYFRRIKHDVDVQPFLDEIASIPDAWDLSTGRQDKIAVQREAQAIPLRGLVKSKIGKRKRRDVHESRYTTASRKFVVARAFLESFAAEQGAELSRAKIVRLMPGRRVYPHIDRGAYYKFRDRYHLVLQSAAGSYLKSGDEEVRMRVGELWWFDNKAVHEAHNDGSAERIHMIFDLLPGHRIADVYSKAWAA; this is encoded by the coding sequence ATGAAGTACTTCCGCAGGATCAAGCATGACGTCGACGTGCAGCCTTTCCTCGACGAGATCGCCTCGATACCCGATGCCTGGGACCTCAGCACCGGCCGCCAGGACAAGATCGCGGTCCAGCGGGAAGCGCAGGCGATTCCGCTCAGAGGCCTGGTCAAGTCCAAGATCGGCAAGCGCAAGCGCCGTGACGTGCACGAGAGCCGCTATACCACGGCCTCGCGCAAGTTTGTCGTCGCCCGCGCCTTCCTGGAGAGCTTCGCGGCCGAGCAGGGCGCCGAGTTGAGCCGGGCCAAGATCGTCCGGCTGATGCCCGGCCGCCGGGTCTACCCGCACATCGACCGCGGCGCGTACTACAAGTTCCGCGACCGCTACCATCTGGTCCTGCAGAGCGCGGCCGGCAGCTACCTCAAGAGCGGCGACGAGGAGGTCCGCATGCGGGTCGGCGAGCTCTGGTGGTTCGACAACAAGGCGGTGCACGAGGCCCACAATGACGGCTCGGCGGAGCGGATCCACATGATCTTCGATCTCCTGCCCGGCCACCGCATCGCCGACGTCTACAGCAAGGCCTGGGCCGCTTGA
- the hyi gene encoding hydroxypyruvate isomerase has translation MPKFAANLSMMFNEVDFLDRFAAAAEAGFTGVEYLFPYAWDKAELAERLSQADVKQVLFNMPPGDWDAGERGIAILPERVAEFRAGVETAIDYAKALGCEQLHCMAGLAPEGVDPAVLRKTYVENLRFAADRTGGAGIRLLIEAINTRDIPGFYLNTSRQALEIIEEVGADNLFFQYDIYHMQIMEGDLAPTIEANLDKIAHLQLADTPGRHEPGTGEINYPFLFGHLDRIGYAGWIGCEYKPAATTVEGLGWFAPYKNNGQAVA, from the coding sequence ATGCCCAAGTTCGCGGCCAACCTGTCGATGATGTTCAACGAGGTCGATTTCCTCGACCGCTTCGCCGCCGCCGCCGAGGCCGGCTTCACCGGGGTCGAGTACCTTTTCCCTTACGCCTGGGACAAGGCGGAGCTGGCCGAGCGGCTGTCCCAGGCCGATGTGAAACAGGTGCTGTTCAACATGCCGCCGGGCGATTGGGACGCCGGCGAGCGGGGCATCGCCATCCTGCCCGAACGCGTGGCCGAGTTCCGCGCCGGCGTCGAGACCGCCATCGACTATGCCAAGGCGCTGGGCTGCGAACAGCTCCACTGCATGGCCGGCCTCGCCCCGGAGGGTGTCGATCCGGCCGTCCTGCGCAAGACCTACGTCGAGAACCTACGCTTTGCGGCGGACAGGACCGGCGGGGCCGGTATCAGGCTGCTGATCGAGGCGATCAACACCCGGGACATCCCCGGCTTCTACCTCAACACATCGCGCCAGGCATTGGAAATCATCGAAGAGGTCGGTGCGGACAACCTCTTTTTCCAGTACGACATCTATCACATGCAGATCATGGAGGGCGACCTGGCCCCGACCATCGAGGCCAACCTGGACAAGATCGCGCACCTGCAGCTGGCCGACACGCCGGGCCGCCACGAGCCGGGCACTGGGGAGATCAACTATCCCTTCCTTTTCGGTCACCTGGACCGGATCGGCTATGCCGGTTGGATCGGCTGCGAGTACAAGCCTGCGGCCACCACCGTCGAGGGGCTCGGCTGGTTCGCGCCCTACAAGAACAACGGCCAGGCTGTGGCCTGA
- a CDS encoding 2-hydroxy-3-oxopropionate reductase — protein sequence MAKIGFIGLGIMGRPMAGHLMDGGHEVVTASHRTPPAQELLDKGLALVDSAKEVAAAAEVIIIMVPDTPQVDAVLFGEQGVAEGLSSGKMVIDMSSISPIATKDFAARIEALGCDYLDAPVSGGEVGAKAASLTIMVGGKPEAFERATPIFELMGKNITLVGGSGVGQTTKVANQIVVALTIEAVAEAMVFASKAGADPAKVRQALMGGLASSRILEVHGERMYKRTFDPGFRIELHQKDLNLALQGAKSLGVSLPNTANAQELFNACAANGGAGWDHSAIVRALEILANHEVASDSDGG from the coding sequence ATGGCGAAGATCGGATTCATCGGGCTCGGCATCATGGGCCGGCCCATGGCAGGGCACCTGATGGATGGCGGGCACGAGGTGGTCACGGCGAGCCATCGGACTCCGCCGGCGCAGGAGCTGCTCGACAAGGGCTTGGCCCTGGTCGATTCGGCCAAGGAAGTCGCGGCCGCGGCAGAGGTCATCATCATCATGGTCCCGGACACGCCGCAGGTCGACGCCGTGCTCTTCGGCGAGCAGGGCGTCGCCGAGGGCCTGTCGAGCGGCAAGATGGTGATCGACATGAGCTCGATCTCGCCGATCGCGACTAAGGACTTTGCAGCAAGGATCGAGGCCCTTGGCTGCGACTACCTCGACGCCCCGGTCTCCGGCGGCGAGGTCGGCGCCAAGGCGGCCTCGCTGACCATCATGGTTGGCGGCAAGCCAGAGGCCTTCGAGCGCGCCACCCCGATCTTCGAGCTGATGGGCAAGAACATCACCCTGGTCGGCGGCAGCGGGGTCGGCCAGACCACCAAGGTCGCCAACCAGATCGTCGTCGCGCTGACCATCGAGGCGGTAGCCGAGGCCATGGTCTTCGCCTCCAAGGCCGGCGCCGACCCGGCCAAGGTGCGCCAGGCCCTGATGGGCGGGCTCGCCTCCTCGCGGATCCTCGAGGTCCACGGCGAGCGCATGTACAAGCGCACCTTCGACCCGGGCTTCCGCATCGAGCTGCACCAGAAGGACCTGAACCTGGCGCTCCAGGGCGCCAAGTCCCTGGGGGTCAGCCTGCCCAACACTGCCAACGCCCAGGAGCTCTTCAACGCCTGCGCGGCCAACGGCGGCGCCGGCTGGGACCACTCCGCCATCGTCCGGGCCCTGGAGATCCTGGCCAACCACGAGGTCGCCTCGGACAGCGACGGCGGCTGA
- a CDS encoding AraC family transcriptional regulator: MAHQTWTRLDDIPLHNAQRQRSRNVIVDHVRPFADTELGIDRVTLKMPYTSLMIAFDPYETREALHSDKLAPTHFSNRAHFLPAGTALTQDLDGKLPEFLALLIDKSFAAEAIAAQLDGKSVREKPVIRNARPSLLSLGKALRSQFLEGRRLGALQMESFATLCLAEWLDDLHAPTALAAPKAPSLRSLSRITDYIMANLERELSLSDLAAVAELSPSYFLRAFKAATGQTPHRFLMERRVQRACELLRQTVLPLAEITYTCGFASQSHMTDAFKRHLGTTPGRYRQTQAG; the protein is encoded by the coding sequence ATGGCCCACCAAACCTGGACTCGGCTGGACGACATTCCTCTGCACAACGCCCAGCGCCAGCGGTCCCGAAATGTGATCGTCGACCACGTGCGTCCCTTCGCCGATACGGAGCTGGGCATCGATCGCGTGACGCTGAAGATGCCCTACACTTCTCTGATGATCGCCTTCGACCCCTACGAGACACGGGAAGCCTTGCACTCCGACAAATTGGCACCCACGCATTTCTCGAACCGTGCCCATTTCCTTCCCGCTGGCACGGCGCTCACGCAGGATCTCGACGGCAAGCTGCCCGAGTTCCTGGCCCTCTTGATCGACAAGAGCTTCGCCGCGGAGGCGATCGCTGCGCAACTCGACGGGAAGTCGGTGCGGGAGAAGCCGGTGATCCGCAATGCCCGGCCCTCGCTGCTCAGCCTCGGCAAGGCCCTGCGCAGCCAGTTCCTCGAGGGCCGGCGCTTGGGCGCCTTGCAGATGGAGAGCTTCGCGACCCTTTGCCTGGCCGAATGGCTCGACGACCTGCACGCACCAACGGCGTTGGCGGCGCCGAAGGCGCCGAGCTTGCGGTCGCTGTCCAGAATCACCGACTACATCATGGCGAACCTCGAGCGGGAGCTGAGCTTGTCCGACCTGGCCGCCGTCGCGGAGCTGAGCCCCTCCTACTTCCTGCGCGCCTTCAAGGCCGCGACCGGCCAGACCCCGCACCGCTTCCTGATGGAGCGACGGGTTCAGCGGGCCTGCGAGCTGCTGCGCCAGACCGTGCTACCGCTGGCCGAGATCACCTACACCTGCGGCTTCGCCTCGCAGAGCCATATGACGGACGCCTTCAAGCGCCACCTGGGGACCACGCCCGGCCGCTACCGGCAAACCCAGGCCGGATAA
- a CDS encoding helix-turn-helix domain-containing protein — protein sequence MEADEALHRIDHHSDHGSWTLLRRRPPPQLERYVREIQGYAEDGGAPVLRTEVPSGVLPMILVFGHGFTLHNIASPERARPLDRSFLAGLHEVPSLVGSAGRALCMQVDFTPIGAWRFLRMDLQDLAGQVVDLEPLLGPLAAQLEARLEAAADWPERFALLVKVLSERILPAPNEAPLVEAAHRTIEASGGRIPIGALAAGLGCSRKHLATVFRRHIGVAPKSFARVLRFECALRTLRAGRAPSLAALAADCGYADQAHFNRDFRAFAGESPRALLARCLTDGTGILADRRWAGSVTEVQDRPPRQRASSRR from the coding sequence ATGGAAGCAGACGAAGCGCTTCACCGCATCGACCACCACTCGGATCACGGCAGCTGGACCCTTCTGCGCCGCCGCCCGCCCCCGCAGCTGGAGCGCTACGTCCGGGAGATCCAAGGCTATGCCGAAGACGGCGGCGCGCCTGTGCTCAGGACGGAGGTGCCATCCGGCGTCTTGCCCATGATCCTGGTCTTCGGTCACGGCTTCACCCTGCATAACATCGCTTCGCCCGAGCGCGCCCGGCCCCTCGATCGCAGTTTCCTGGCCGGGCTCCACGAAGTGCCGTCCCTGGTCGGCTCCGCGGGACGTGCCCTCTGCATGCAGGTCGACTTCACGCCGATCGGTGCCTGGCGCTTTCTGCGCATGGACCTGCAGGATCTGGCGGGCCAGGTGGTCGACCTGGAGCCGCTGCTCGGGCCCCTCGCCGCGCAACTGGAGGCGCGGCTCGAAGCGGCCGCGGACTGGCCCGAGCGCTTCGCCCTCTTGGTGAAGGTCCTCTCGGAACGCATTCTCCCGGCCCCGAATGAGGCGCCGCTGGTCGAAGCGGCCCACCGGACGATCGAGGCCAGTGGCGGACGGATCCCGATCGGCGCCTTGGCAGCCGGATTGGGTTGCAGCCGCAAGCACCTCGCAACGGTATTCAGGCGTCACATCGGCGTGGCGCCGAAGTCCTTTGCGCGAGTGCTGCGCTTCGAATGCGCCTTGCGGACGCTGCGCGCCGGCCGGGCGCCGTCCTTGGCCGCCCTTGCGGCAGACTGCGGCTATGCCGATCAGGCGCACTTCAACAGGGACTTCCGCGCCTTCGCCGGTGAAAGCCCCAGGGCCCTCCTCGCGCGCTGCCTTACCGACGGCACCGGCATCCTGGCCGATCGGAGATGGGCCGGGTCGGTAACAGAAGTTCAAGACCGCCCCCCGCGGCAGCGTGCAAGCTCAAGGCGATGA